The genomic stretch ACAGCGCTTTATAATTGACAATTTCTTGGAAACTCAAAGCTCACCCGAATTCTATAGGTTACCAAGTACGGACCTGGAAGAAATCGTTGCAGATGACGACTTAAATGTGCGAAGTGAAGAACAAGTGTTTGAGGCGATTCGGGCCTGGGTCAACTTTGATGTTCTCTCCAGGCAATCTTCATTTCCCGCCTTGTTGAGTCACGTGCGATTGCCTTCCACACCGCGCCAGTATTTACTCGGCACAATCGATAAGGATCCGTTGGTGACGTCATCATCGGCAAGTAGAGAGCTGGTTGCCGAAGCTTTGTCGTACAAGATGGCAAGTAGCAGGGACAAGAAGCTGATGCAAAATGAAAGAACCAGACGGAGGTGAGAAGGATGGTGGTCTCGAACCCGAGCGACGAGTGGAAAAATCGACGCAACTGTGGCTGCATGGTAGCAAATCAAAAGAAAATGTCACCCTTACTTTActaactttactttactttacttcatTTACAACCAAATCATGATCGTACAAATGAGACCATGGTGACCCACAGTTAGCATAGCATTATAATGTCCTGTTCGAAAGAAGAGCTCTCTTGCCTCAATTGTTTGGGAGCTCTTCTTTAGCAAAAGGAACGCTTGCTGCGCGGGCTATGCAAATACAAAAcataaagaatcttaaccctgggagatttgaattgggcacaacattgagttagccaatttggtctgtTGTTTTCTCGCAAAAACTGGGTTtgaaaatagacacttttctgacgctgatggggacaaacctcaTACCAGATTCTTACACTTGGGTAATGGACTGTTCATCCAACTCAAAGTTTGAGAGAAAACCTCTAAGGAATTAATTTTTAAGAAAACATTAAACCTGCGTTAATGAAATAAGGATGCCCATATTTTTGAATGTCTGTCGCGCAAGTTCTCAAACTTGAACATCAACTTTCTCCTATAGTCACAAAAAATGCCGCAGGGAGGGTGGGCAAGTTCGTTTCTGTCGCTGCCGCTTTTCTCTCGGTGCCTCTATTTCAACTACATAGAATTTAGAGATAACAGCTTTGATGGAGTGATGGTATCTATGTTgagattattttttttctccacttCTCAGagaatttgattttattttacattACTCCGTTAGATGGAAATCTCATTTGATTGACGTGATCATTTTAGTTGGCGGAATCACGGAGAGCGGCGCACAAGCTTGTTGCCATTGTTACAATCCGCTGACCAGTAAATGGTTCTATCTGTCTCCAGTGACGGAGCGTCGACTCAACCTTGGGCTTGCCAGCTCAAACCGTTCTTTATTCGTGGTGGGAGGGTCAGCGGTTGGAGAAAATATCAGTATGGTGTCAAGCGTGGAAAGACTGGATCCTAAGTTTAACACTTGGGAGAAACAGACTTCACTGAAGGAAGGTAAAAGACAACAAAATAACAAGAACAAAATGTGAACTGACTTTCGTTggttacttttgttttcaaagcagTTTACAGATAAACGTCGAAAGACGggtgtgcgcatgatcaataaGTAGCCAGCACATTTTATCGCGCTTAGTGCCGACTGCCTGTATCTTTGCGTCCGTTTAATTGTCCTGCGTCTATTGGGATTGGtcaaattaattattgtagTTTTTGACTCTCGATGGAGATCCACTAtagaaagaaacaaaaggaCGAGATTGATTAAAGTGATATTAATAGGCTCATAAGACTGACATAAAAAGAGagcacttgaaaaaaattaaagcacgCACAATCACAAACAAAATTGACAATCAAATGAACCAAGCTAAACTCCGAGAAAATACATGCATTCGACACCAAAATGCGAGCGCAACTAATGAACTGGCCATAATAGttaaaaaaagtggaaaacgttATCCATCAGATAAATCACTtatatccattggatagcgaaatttgtttcgctatgacttatccactggatagtgatttatctggaggatagcgctatccatcgtttgaaccaCTGGCCTGGTCCACTAGCCTGCCGTAGATAGCTGTGCGTAcgcaataggccagtttcgtattctaacggttggactggaactagcatgaaatggaggctaatacgggcaaattaatttgcatttgaaaagatttgcccgcattaacctccatttcatgctagatccagtccaaccgtgagaattcgaaaattgTCTATTCCATGCAGCCAGAGGAAATTTGCGCCGGCACAAATAGAGAAACCAGTGACAAAAGTAGAATTTACAGTGACCAGCGGTTTCAGCGATACACGAGTTTGAAAGGGTTTGTAAGTTCCGCTTGCTCCGCACAGAAATCTTTAGCAGCCTAGAGGATCAGTCTAATAGTTCTATGTGTAATAACGCTGAATCAAAAAAGAACTATTCTAGGTCGCTTCAACCACGAGGTCGTAGAACTTCATGGAAAAATCTACGTCATTGGAGGAGTCCAAGAAAACAACAACCAAGAACAAACAATGGATTGTTATGAACACGTGGCAGATAAGTGGACTTCGCTCTCCGCTCCACACCAGAGGCGCTACAACCATTGCGCAGTTGCACTTAATGAGTATCTGTATGTGATTGGAGGTGAGCCATCGAAAACTAACATGATCAGTAAGCAGGTTGCGCCTTTAATTCACTCGACAGCTAGTACTCacgctatttttcgtaacacaaCGAAAATCCAACGGACACTGCACAACTGATGGCAGCCATGCACAAAATTATGACAAGATTGGTTCCCGTAAAGTCTAACTTTGTTTAATAGACAAACTATCTTTACCTGTTTTTGGGGAACGAATGGGAAAGAGGGAGTTGCGTGTCGGGTAAACGTTTTGACTCCCAGTCTTTGAATACGTGAACTAATGTAACTTTGTATGTACTCTTTAGGAGTCTCCAAAACCAATACAGTCTTGAAAACAGTGGAAAGATACGAGCCTCGGTTGGACAAATGGCACGACGTGACCAGCCTCAAAACTCCACGGAGTGGAGCATGCGCAGTAGTTTTCATGGGTCAGATCTTTGTGATGGGGGGAGGGTCAGGATCCCGAAAGATACTGAGTTCGTGTGAGATCTACGATCCTGGTGTGGACAAATGGTTCCACGGGAAAGGTAAATAAAACTACAAATTACCTTTTTAAATAAGTCAATTTCAACAAGATCACGGACAGCGCACAAGAATGAGATTAGATCCGTTCTCTCAGCATGCGATCACGAAATCAAAACTACTAAACCAAAAAAAGGTTTAGTAGTTTTGATTTCGTGATCGCATGCTGAGAGAACGGATCTAATCTCATTCTTGTGCGCTCTTTCGAGGAACACTCAATTGTCTTTTTGCGTTTCCGAGGTCACATGGCACTAGTGGATCGATTTAGATTTTGCTCGGAGCCCTCACAGTTTAAAGTCtacaattttatttcaaagtcaaTATAAGACCTGCTTTTCAGCTATCGTCACAAGTTGTTCCTTTCCCATAAGATCTCAACCTTGCGAAAAATAGTGTTGATGGTAATAATtccataaactttatttttcaacAGATATGAAGACCAAGCGGGATCGCGCGGGCGCCACAGTCTTTGGCGGCAAAATATACGTTTTCGGAGGTTCATATGGTCACGTGGTTGTGACATCAGTCGAGTGTTACGATCCCCGTGAAGATGATTGGTCAATAATAACAGAAATGCCTTACCCTCGGTATGGATTCCGATGCGCAGCAACTGCTCTCACCAAAGATATGATGGCCGAGGTGCCTCCAGAGAAACCGAAAGCACAAAGCGAGGAAAAACttatttaagaaaaaaagaaacactcaAGCGCAAATGTAATTTTGGCAATCGGATTTTTGTTGccacctaaccctaaccctaatagACTCTTAAATGGGGCAGGGGAAGTTGCCACGGCAGTTCTGAAGAGAAAGCAGGGGATGGAGCTGTGGTCTGGCCTTGTACTGGGCACACtatcaataggcctttttcgatttaTTAAAATTTTAGCTCGAAAGAGATATTTAGAGGACAATGACAAAGGAAAATGTATgacatgtaaatatttttcacattcattccaacttGTTTgactttctattgtttttgtcccagagcgagtttcaatcaagtgtcgtaaaaccaaagccaaggtaattactttggccaatcaaaaaggacggagaaaatccagtaaaccaatcaaaactcgaagtaattacacgcagccgacacaaagcgcgggaaaatgtgcacgcgcgagccacgattggtttgttgacacgagaactttgaaccaatcactgaatgaagtaatgcaaaaccaaggtaattcgctaattactttcgacactcaattgaaaaccgctctaactgcctcactatcaaactgaatgtttgatatttcgaaaatggcatATTGGGGCTTAGCGTTGTTGTGTGACTCTCCAAACCTGTGTTGTGAAACtctaataaacaataaacaaatatgtaattaagtaaagtacgatcgtccgggtgagtgtagtcctgagaaggacagtttgagatgacattgacaaAATATTGACAAATATGCGATAAAGTTTAGCCGAACTAAGCAATGCAAAAAGACCTTTTTGGCCACTTAACCGAGACCAGGAGTGAGACCTTTTATCCTTACCATCTGAATCAACAAAAGAGACAACAGTCTCAGTGCATTaaaaaatattagaaaaacaaatacGTGTATTAAGCTTGGTCACTCGGTTGATTGAAAGACAGAATTCTACAGTCAGATAAGAGAATGTGAGGTAAGAGATCGAATTCGTTCCCTACTTGAAAATAACTTGAAGTCGATTTTTAGATTGCGTCCAGGCAGCGAAGGTTATTTACAAAGTTGTTCCCATGACCGCGCGGTCCACTTTGACATCACGTGACTACAAAGGTGTCGTCCTTTCAATAGAGTgctttcatgtgacgtcatggcggccatgttggtgtacccaattACCACTGAACTAATCCtttgggaattgagctctattatcatgcaaacgttttcttttgtttcggtggaaaaacaagtttaTTGATCACGGCAGAGAAAACACCCTATAGGGTGTAatatgcgtgctgcacgtgtggcacgcaGTTTAGCTcaaagagcggttttcaactgagtgtcgaaagtaattagcaaattgctttgttttatgattacttcgctcagtgattggttcaaagttctcgcgccactttttcaaccaatcataagtgaaaccaaaaccaatcgtggctcgcgcgtgcacatttttccgcgctttgtgtcggctacgtgtaattacttggagttttgattggtttacaggattgtctccgttctttttgattggccaaagtaattactctggttttggttttacgacactcgaatAAAACTCATTCTATTTTTGTGGTACTCTTCATAACAACGAGGtggtgaaatcactaaatttgagg from Montipora capricornis isolate CH-2021 chromosome 12, ASM3666992v2, whole genome shotgun sequence encodes the following:
- the LOC138025984 gene encoding kelch-like protein 20: MDSLENGSISDHTYLRSFFDKMNQMRQSEVLCDVVLLTEKGTIKFYAHRSVLAASSSYFYNLYTGSCLSRYTRETVINGIPHRILRVVLDYIYSSEIALSEMNIEEILCAAFQLGLESLRIQCENFLLRKLCVDNCIKMTNLGRIYSCQALVREGQRFIIDNFLETQSSPEFYRLPSTDLEEIVADDDLNVRSEEQVFEAIRAWVNFDVLSRQSSFPALLSHVRLPSTPRQYLLGTIDKDPLVTSSSASRELVAEALSYKMASSRDKKLMQNERTRRRWKSHLIDVIILVGGITESGAQACCHCYNPLTSKWFYLSPVTERRLNLGLASSNRSLFVVGGSAVGENISMVSSVERLDPKFNTWEKQTSLKEGRFNHEVVELHGKIYVIGGVQENNNQEQTMDCYEHVADKWTSLSAPHQRRYNHCAVALNEYLYVIGGVSKTNTVLKTVERYEPRLDKWHDVTSLKTPRSGACAVVFMGQIFVMGGGSGSRKILSSCEIYDPGVDKWFHGKDMKTKRDRAGATVFGGKIYVFGGSYGHVVVTSVECYDPREDDWSIITEMPYPRYGFRCAATALTKDMMAEVPPEKPKAQSEEKLI